The Primulina eburnea isolate SZY01 chromosome 6, ASM2296580v1, whole genome shotgun sequence genome contains a region encoding:
- the LOC140834927 gene encoding uncharacterized protein isoform X5: MPFKRKEPPFKKSKPEAYPGGPPKSVYKSSLSAPNPSKNRPSTGSSLSSHTEQYGAPAHTSGSSNPTKGNAIVSDATPSQASSKATSLDKEMSSRMANNNVLYKPVQNQNVDAKHFDLRSFIVSLLMEHNADGMSLKALEKAIGEAMPNSAQKIQPILKQIASFKAPGRYYLKPGVTENFKKTSSESGSSPEIVGNQSPANNNFGRLPDLDPKFSLRTPINELKEQAQLNSVCGNASDTEEKIDIPLNSPDHSNGKKVSDDNKGRAVSSSDCGSDSDGESNSSDSGSDSESNSREKRSPVGSRSGSSSDSESDVSSSSKQAPDEDVDIMTSDDAKEPESKPLSKSPAQSRPLDIELLDIEHYEKQDDCVSDVAEIENDNPEDDLETERATCSYLFSNEEGEDTKPSSPYHKYYENQGNDSVVKDGFKHGEPDSHARSSKGKSKRQSNECHFVDRAYSSKRLKDTNLSQPFSGTMTSLFGESPQNSSPDELLKSSLEAPINQMSVRDASHGNCDPNLQVGFNQGIQSRSFSESQMPGQRSSDVVGGDEVHSNGKRPGKQDGLGSGVEESERGLQTSGRLWMQNPINMETLHEDGDTGDKQTIPAESISRKPKIMVKATDAGLHSKTQMSYSPKDNTTNTVDRSLVTNGPDNKLQRELSELELGEFREPLPDEIPGPKKQFEKKGKHRQLEKKSADSDYWNSDSNRGPSKKITPGSRKLSPQNSEAVISGIPDGSSKPKPPENNVNDPSKHQLRETRRLPQQHQSPAGPTEFVPNHSKIPEISRSRNAEPETQRINSEANGYKKVPVSATDQQHGLKRTVVSHTKNEFKKQEPNMIGSSNYRQKDTFLGGSNNDIQKRTESFSDEKSCSYAKYEKEEPELKSPIKDLSQYKKYVKEFQEKYESYCSLNSILESYRDEFSNLGNELETYRGRDNKRYQDILEQIRSSFRHCGEKHKQFKKIFIVLHEELRHLKQRIKDFAASYTRN; encoded by the exons ATGCCTTTTAAAAGGAAAGAGCCTCCGTTCAAAAAGTCAAAACCTGAAGCCTATCCTG GTGGACCTCCTAAATCTGTCTATAAATCCAGTTTGTCGGCACCAAATCCATCAAAGAATAGACCCTCCACTGGTTCATCATTATCTTCTCATACAGAGCAATATGGTGCTCCAGCTCACACATCTGGAAGCAGCAATCCCACGAAGGGAAATGCCATTGTGTCTGATGCTACACCCTCTCAAGCATCAAGTAAAGCTACCAGTTTAGACAAAGAAATGTCTAGTAGGATGGCAAATAATAATGTCCTCTATAAACCAGTTCAAAATCAGAATGTGGATGCTAAACATTTTGATTTGAGAAGTTTCATTGTTTCTCTTCTAATGGAGCATAATGCAGACGGAATGAGTCTAAAG GCATTGGAGAAAGCTATTGGAGAAGCTATGCCCAACTCTGCACAGAAAATCCAGCCAATTCTGAAGCAA ATTGCAAGTTTTAAAGCTCCTGGAAGATATTACTTGAAACCTGGAGTCACAGAAAACTTCAAGAAGACTTCTTCTGAAAGTGGAAG TTCCCCAGAAATCGTTGGAAATCAATCACCTGCAAATAATAACTTTGGCCGACTTCCTGATCTAGATCCTAAATTTTCCTTGCGAACTCCCATTAATGAATTGAAGGAACAGGCTCAATTGAACTCTGTGTGTGGAAATGCATCAGACACAGAAGAGAAAATTGACATCCCTCTCAATTCACCGGATCATTCTAATGGCAAGAAAGTTTCAGATGATAATAAAGGGCGGGCTGTTAGCTCTAGCGACTGTGGAAGTGATAGTGATGGTGAAAGTAATAGCAGTGATAGTGGAAGTGATAGTGAAAGTAATAGCAGAGAAAAAAGAAGTCCTGTGGGAAGTCGCAGTGGGAGTAGCAGTGATAGTGAAAGTGACGTATCTTCCAGCAGCAAGCAGGCACCTGATGAAGATGTAGATATCATGACAAGTGATGATGCCAAAGAACCCGAGTCCAAGCCTCTCTCAAAATCTCCTGCTCAGTCGAGGCCTCTAGACATTGAACTTCTTGATATAGAACATTATGAAAAGCAAGATGATTGTGTTTCTGATGTAGCTGAGATTGAGAATGACAATCCTGAAGATGACCTCGAAACTGAAAGGGCTACATGTAGTTATTTGTTTTCTAATGAAGAAGGTGAAGATACAAAGCCATCATCACCATATCATAAGTACTATGAGAACCAAGGCAATGACAGTGTGGTTAAAGATGGCTTCAAGCATGGGGAGCCTGATAGTCACGCAAGATCGTCTAAAGGCAAATCTAAAAGGCAATCtaatgaatgtcattttgttgaTAGGGCTTACAGTAGTAAGAGGTTGAAAGACACGAATTTGAGTCAACCATTTTCTGGGACCATGACCTCTCTTTTCGGTGAGAGTCCTCAAAATTCATCTCCTGATGAACTTCTGAAAAGCTCCCTTGAGGCACCTATCAATCAAATGTCTGTCAGAGATGCAAGTCATGGTAATTGTGACCCTAACCTTCAAGTAGGCTTTAACCAAGGAATACAATCTAGGTCTTTTTCTGAATCTCAGATGCCAGGTCAAAGATCCTCTGATGTTGTTGGAGGGGATGAGGTCCATTCTAATGGAAAGAGACCTGGTAAACAAGACGGTTTGGGTTCTGGTGTTGAGGAGTCCGAAAGAGGCCTTCAAACCAGCGGAAGACTTTGGATGCAGAATCCAATAAATATGGAGACACTACATGAAGATGGTGATACCGGTGACAAACAGACGATTCCGGCAGAATcaatttccagaaaaccaaaGATTATGGTGAAGGCAACGGATGCTGGATTACATTCTAAAACACAAATGAGTTACTCTCCCAAAGATAACACCACCAATACTGTGGACAGGTCTCTGGTAACGAATGGTCCGGACAATAAACTTCAAAGAGAGCTTTCAGAATTGGAATTGGGTGAGTTTCGTGAGCCCTTACCTGATGAAATACCAGGGCCAAAGAAGCAATTTGAAAAGAAGGGTAAACATAGACAATTAGAAAAAAAATCAGCTGATTCAGATTACTGGAACTCAGATTCAAATAGAGGCCCCTCTAAAAAGATCACTCCAGGCTCAAGAAAACTTTCTCCACAGAATTCTGAAGCTGTGATATCTGGAATTCCAGATGGATCATCAAAGCCAAAGCCTCCAGAAAATAATGTCAATGATCCTTCAAAACATCAACTCAGAGAAACTAGACGTCTGCCACAGCAGCATCAGTCACCAGCAGGTCCTACTGAGTTTGTTCCTAATCATAGTAAAATTCCTGAAATAAGTAGAAGTAGAAATGCAGAACCTGAAACTCAGAGGATAAACTCGGAAGCTAATGGTTACAAAAAAGTTCCTGTTAGTGCGACAGATCAGCAGCATGGACTCAAACGAACAGTTGTTTCCCATACCAAGAATGAGTTTAAAAAACAGGAGCCTAATATGATAGGTAGCTCAAATTATAGACAAAAAGACACATTTTTAGGGGGGAGCAACAATGACATTCAGAAGAGGACAGAATCTTTCTCAGATGAGAAAAGTTGTTCATATGCAAAGTACGAGAAGGAGGAACCCGAATTGAAGAGTCCAATAAAGGATCTCTCTCA GTATAAAAAATACGTGAAGGAATTTCAAGAGAAGTACGAGAGCTACTGCTCCTTAAACAGTATCTTGGAGTCATACAG AGATGAGTTCAGTAACCTTGGAAATGAGCTTGAAACTTACCGAGGAAGGGATAATAAGAGATACCAAGACATCTTGGAACAGATAAGGTCATCATTCCGTCATTGTGGAGAG AAACataaacaattcaagaaaattttcatcGTGCTTCATGAAGAATTGAGG CATTTGAAGCAGAGAATTAAAGACTTCGCTGCCTCGTATACTAGAAACTGA
- the LOC140834927 gene encoding uncharacterized protein isoform X4 → MPFKRKEPPFKKSKPEAYPAGGPPKSVYKSSLSAPNPSKNRPSTGSSLSSHTEQYGAPAHTSGSSNPTKGNAIVSDATPSQASSKATSLDKEMSSRMANNNVLYKPVQNQNVDAKHFDLRSFIVSLLMEHNADGMSLKALEKAIGEAMPNSAQKIQPILKQIASFKAPGRYYLKPGVTENFKKTSSESGSSPEIVGNQSPANNNFGRLPDLDPKFSLRTPINELKEQAQLNSVCGNASDTEEKIDIPLNSPDHSNGKKVSDDNKGRAVSSSDCGSDSDGESNSSDSGSDSESNSREKRSPVGSRSGSSSDSESDVSSSSKQAPDEDVDIMTSDDAKEPESKPLSKSPAQSRPLDIELLDIEHYEKQDDCVSDVAEIENDNPEDDLETERATCSYLFSNEEGEDTKPSSPYHKYYENQGNDSVVKDGFKHGEPDSHARSSKGKSKRQSNECHFVDRAYSSKRLKDTNLSQPFSGTMTSLFGESPQNSSPDELLKSSLEAPINQMSVRDASHGNCDPNLQVGFNQGIQSRSFSESQMPGQRSSDVVGGDEVHSNGKRPGKQDGLGSGVEESERGLQTSGRLWMQNPINMETLHEDGDTGDKQTIPAESISRKPKIMVKATDAGLHSKTQMSYSPKDNTTNTVDRSLVTNGPDNKLQRELSELELGEFREPLPDEIPGPKKQFEKKGKHRQLEKKSADSDYWNSDSNRGPSKKITPGSRKLSPQNSEAVISGIPDGSSKPKPPENNVNDPSKHQLRETRRLPQQHQSPAGPTEFVPNHSKIPEISRSRNAEPETQRINSEANGYKKVPVSATDQQHGLKRTVVSHTKNEFKKQEPNMIGSSNYRQKDTFLGGSNNDIQKRTESFSDEKSCSYAKYEKEEPELKSPIKDLSQYKKYVKEFQEKYESYCSLNSILESYRDEFSNLGNELETYRGRDNKRYQDILEQIRSSFRHCGEKHKQFKKIFIVLHEELRHLKQRIKDFAASYTRN, encoded by the exons ATGCCTTTTAAAAGGAAAGAGCCTCCGTTCAAAAAGTCAAAACCTGAAGCCTATCCTG CAGGTGGACCTCCTAAATCTGTCTATAAATCCAGTTTGTCGGCACCAAATCCATCAAAGAATAGACCCTCCACTGGTTCATCATTATCTTCTCATACAGAGCAATATGGTGCTCCAGCTCACACATCTGGAAGCAGCAATCCCACGAAGGGAAATGCCATTGTGTCTGATGCTACACCCTCTCAAGCATCAAGTAAAGCTACCAGTTTAGACAAAGAAATGTCTAGTAGGATGGCAAATAATAATGTCCTCTATAAACCAGTTCAAAATCAGAATGTGGATGCTAAACATTTTGATTTGAGAAGTTTCATTGTTTCTCTTCTAATGGAGCATAATGCAGACGGAATGAGTCTAAAG GCATTGGAGAAAGCTATTGGAGAAGCTATGCCCAACTCTGCACAGAAAATCCAGCCAATTCTGAAGCAA ATTGCAAGTTTTAAAGCTCCTGGAAGATATTACTTGAAACCTGGAGTCACAGAAAACTTCAAGAAGACTTCTTCTGAAAGTGGAAG TTCCCCAGAAATCGTTGGAAATCAATCACCTGCAAATAATAACTTTGGCCGACTTCCTGATCTAGATCCTAAATTTTCCTTGCGAACTCCCATTAATGAATTGAAGGAACAGGCTCAATTGAACTCTGTGTGTGGAAATGCATCAGACACAGAAGAGAAAATTGACATCCCTCTCAATTCACCGGATCATTCTAATGGCAAGAAAGTTTCAGATGATAATAAAGGGCGGGCTGTTAGCTCTAGCGACTGTGGAAGTGATAGTGATGGTGAAAGTAATAGCAGTGATAGTGGAAGTGATAGTGAAAGTAATAGCAGAGAAAAAAGAAGTCCTGTGGGAAGTCGCAGTGGGAGTAGCAGTGATAGTGAAAGTGACGTATCTTCCAGCAGCAAGCAGGCACCTGATGAAGATGTAGATATCATGACAAGTGATGATGCCAAAGAACCCGAGTCCAAGCCTCTCTCAAAATCTCCTGCTCAGTCGAGGCCTCTAGACATTGAACTTCTTGATATAGAACATTATGAAAAGCAAGATGATTGTGTTTCTGATGTAGCTGAGATTGAGAATGACAATCCTGAAGATGACCTCGAAACTGAAAGGGCTACATGTAGTTATTTGTTTTCTAATGAAGAAGGTGAAGATACAAAGCCATCATCACCATATCATAAGTACTATGAGAACCAAGGCAATGACAGTGTGGTTAAAGATGGCTTCAAGCATGGGGAGCCTGATAGTCACGCAAGATCGTCTAAAGGCAAATCTAAAAGGCAATCtaatgaatgtcattttgttgaTAGGGCTTACAGTAGTAAGAGGTTGAAAGACACGAATTTGAGTCAACCATTTTCTGGGACCATGACCTCTCTTTTCGGTGAGAGTCCTCAAAATTCATCTCCTGATGAACTTCTGAAAAGCTCCCTTGAGGCACCTATCAATCAAATGTCTGTCAGAGATGCAAGTCATGGTAATTGTGACCCTAACCTTCAAGTAGGCTTTAACCAAGGAATACAATCTAGGTCTTTTTCTGAATCTCAGATGCCAGGTCAAAGATCCTCTGATGTTGTTGGAGGGGATGAGGTCCATTCTAATGGAAAGAGACCTGGTAAACAAGACGGTTTGGGTTCTGGTGTTGAGGAGTCCGAAAGAGGCCTTCAAACCAGCGGAAGACTTTGGATGCAGAATCCAATAAATATGGAGACACTACATGAAGATGGTGATACCGGTGACAAACAGACGATTCCGGCAGAATcaatttccagaaaaccaaaGATTATGGTGAAGGCAACGGATGCTGGATTACATTCTAAAACACAAATGAGTTACTCTCCCAAAGATAACACCACCAATACTGTGGACAGGTCTCTGGTAACGAATGGTCCGGACAATAAACTTCAAAGAGAGCTTTCAGAATTGGAATTGGGTGAGTTTCGTGAGCCCTTACCTGATGAAATACCAGGGCCAAAGAAGCAATTTGAAAAGAAGGGTAAACATAGACAATTAGAAAAAAAATCAGCTGATTCAGATTACTGGAACTCAGATTCAAATAGAGGCCCCTCTAAAAAGATCACTCCAGGCTCAAGAAAACTTTCTCCACAGAATTCTGAAGCTGTGATATCTGGAATTCCAGATGGATCATCAAAGCCAAAGCCTCCAGAAAATAATGTCAATGATCCTTCAAAACATCAACTCAGAGAAACTAGACGTCTGCCACAGCAGCATCAGTCACCAGCAGGTCCTACTGAGTTTGTTCCTAATCATAGTAAAATTCCTGAAATAAGTAGAAGTAGAAATGCAGAACCTGAAACTCAGAGGATAAACTCGGAAGCTAATGGTTACAAAAAAGTTCCTGTTAGTGCGACAGATCAGCAGCATGGACTCAAACGAACAGTTGTTTCCCATACCAAGAATGAGTTTAAAAAACAGGAGCCTAATATGATAGGTAGCTCAAATTATAGACAAAAAGACACATTTTTAGGGGGGAGCAACAATGACATTCAGAAGAGGACAGAATCTTTCTCAGATGAGAAAAGTTGTTCATATGCAAAGTACGAGAAGGAGGAACCCGAATTGAAGAGTCCAATAAAGGATCTCTCTCA GTATAAAAAATACGTGAAGGAATTTCAAGAGAAGTACGAGAGCTACTGCTCCTTAAACAGTATCTTGGAGTCATACAG AGATGAGTTCAGTAACCTTGGAAATGAGCTTGAAACTTACCGAGGAAGGGATAATAAGAGATACCAAGACATCTTGGAACAGATAAGGTCATCATTCCGTCATTGTGGAGAG AAACataaacaattcaagaaaattttcatcGTGCTTCATGAAGAATTGAGG CATTTGAAGCAGAGAATTAAAGACTTCGCTGCCTCGTATACTAGAAACTGA